A window of Pirellula sp. SH-Sr6A contains these coding sequences:
- a CDS encoding sulfotransferase, with the protein METRRLIYIAGTGRNGSTLLGQCLALNSNISFPGELTHVWKRGFVDDELCGCGSRFSECKHWSRVQSNFRGEYKRFDISKVLLHRNQSSSFRRMVNLQLNQRLGGMNDVAYVTHYSALLSAIVNATHCPVVVDSSKYPTDLGVLLEQQRKLPPVFVVHLVRDCRAIVSAWKRKKQRLEIYWEHRLMPRYPTVVSAISWRMFNSHIRRLIERYQVPALVVRYEDFATDPSGVLETVLQTAQVEGGIQSSCVNGFRERCHPIGGNPDKLDFDFANIRSDLGWKDRLALSDRILVRLLAGRMQRAYGYN; encoded by the coding sequence ATGGAAACTAGAAGGCTTATTTACATTGCAGGTACAGGGCGTAATGGCTCAACACTCCTAGGACAATGTCTTGCGTTAAATTCCAACATATCTTTTCCAGGAGAATTAACGCATGTTTGGAAACGAGGGTTTGTCGACGATGAATTGTGCGGGTGCGGCAGTCGGTTTTCAGAATGCAAGCATTGGTCACGCGTCCAATCCAATTTTCGTGGCGAGTACAAACGTTTCGACATTTCGAAGGTCCTTCTACACCGAAATCAGTCAAGTAGTTTTCGCCGAATGGTGAATCTCCAATTAAACCAACGACTCGGAGGGATGAACGATGTCGCATACGTTACCCATTACAGTGCGTTACTAAGTGCGATCGTAAATGCAACGCATTGCCCTGTTGTGGTCGATTCCTCCAAGTATCCAACTGATCTCGGCGTCTTATTGGAACAGCAACGCAAACTACCACCAGTATTTGTAGTTCATTTGGTCCGTGATTGTCGCGCCATCGTCAGCGCGTGGAAAAGGAAGAAGCAGCGATTAGAGATATACTGGGAGCACCGTTTGATGCCACGTTATCCGACCGTGGTCAGCGCAATAAGTTGGCGTATGTTTAATTCCCATATCCGTCGTCTTATCGAGCGATATCAGGTCCCAGCGCTTGTCGTCCGATATGAAGATTTTGCGACAGATCCTAGTGGAGTTTTGGAGACGGTGTTACAGACTGCTCAAGTTGAAGGCGGGATTCAGTCGAGCTGTGTAAACGGTTTTCGAGAACGTTGCCATCCAATCGGTGGAAACCCCGATAAATTAGACTTTGATTTTGCAAATATTCGCAGTGACTTGGGTTGGAAAGACCGTCTCGCGTTGAGTGATCGTATTCTTGTCAGATTGTTAGCAGGAAGAATGCAACGAGCCTATGGATATAATTGA
- a CDS encoding WD40 repeat domain-containing protein codes for MKLQKVTRQMPVKRLLATVIVISSFSLLGWGSVLFVRYLQTLNPRELGNHSSPIMDCRLLPGTNRVATMSYTHICICDSNGKNPLFLAGHRAPITAIDRTPDGKTLISSSLDGTIKFWDIDNGTESSKLEIEKGGEVLNTVLDSSGKLMATLSSLKNVWYVTVWDLETRKNLRRSKVGNNQLHRVSFDATGNQLAFGSATGDVYCWNWKYEEGPQIIVGGEARKGPIFATAFRPGRSELAIGGKQRVIKIIDLVTKAKVKELYGHWGEINRLHFSPDGTTLISASSDFSVGIWDLAAGSLSAQHRHHPSQVMALDCDFLTDRMLTGGYGPSTKLWRGFLSRYRYGSINR; via the coding sequence ATGAAGCTGCAAAAAGTAACCCGACAAATGCCGGTGAAGCGATTGTTAGCAACAGTTATCGTAATTTCGAGTTTTTCACTGCTCGGATGGGGATCGGTGTTGTTTGTCCGCTATTTGCAGACGCTGAATCCTCGAGAACTTGGGAATCACAGCAGTCCAATCATGGATTGTCGTTTACTACCTGGCACAAATCGTGTCGCTACAATGAGCTATACGCACATCTGCATTTGTGATTCAAATGGAAAGAACCCCCTCTTTTTAGCTGGCCATCGAGCACCGATCACAGCTATCGATCGAACGCCGGACGGCAAAACGCTGATATCATCATCTCTAGACGGAACGATTAAGTTTTGGGATATCGACAACGGAACGGAATCATCCAAACTGGAGATTGAAAAGGGAGGAGAAGTTCTAAATACGGTCTTAGACTCGAGTGGCAAACTTATGGCAACTCTCAGTAGTCTAAAAAATGTATGGTATGTTACCGTTTGGGACCTTGAAACGCGTAAAAACCTCAGGCGATCTAAGGTCGGTAACAACCAATTGCACCGCGTTTCCTTTGACGCTACAGGTAATCAACTTGCGTTTGGCAGTGCCACTGGAGATGTCTATTGTTGGAATTGGAAGTACGAGGAAGGCCCACAGATTATAGTCGGGGGCGAAGCTAGGAAAGGGCCAATATTTGCAACGGCATTTCGCCCCGGCCGTTCCGAACTCGCAATTGGGGGAAAGCAACGGGTAATTAAGATTATCGACCTAGTAACGAAGGCGAAGGTTAAAGAGTTGTACGGTCATTGGGGCGAGATAAATCGATTGCATTTTTCCCCGGATGGTACAACCTTGATATCGGCATCGTCTGACTTTTCTGTGGGGATTTGGGATTTGGCAGCCGGTTCTCTATCGGCGCAACACAGACATCACCCAAGTCAAGTAATGGCGCTCGACTGCGATTTCCTGACCGATCGCATGCTTACAGGGGGTTATGGCCCGAGTACAAAGCTTTGGCGTGGTTTTCTCTCACGATATAGGTATGGGTCTATAAACCGCTAA
- a CDS encoding DUF1559 domain-containing protein yields MLVVIAIIGTLAGILVPAVQVARESARKSHCQNNLKQIGLAIVSYESVYKNLPAAAIRPAGYLDEGRQFPFTTWSIAILPMIEGTSIAEQFDNRQSIDSEPFARFRTTRIPTLLCPSDAFNSASEFESMTGVRFARANYAANYGAASWGATFWKQHEFRGVMGQNSFLRLGSIIDGLSTTIAVSELLAHPNRADNRGVWAFHAPGSSMLGLDCDMQCQGINGDPVREWIPFCAFGDSILPCNFQNNAFSNAGPRSLHAGGGAQMVSCDGSVRFWSQRIDTNTLVAIFTSSAAETVAIPD; encoded by the coding sequence ATGCTGGTCGTTATTGCTATAATTGGAACTTTGGCTGGAATACTCGTACCGGCTGTGCAGGTCGCTCGTGAGTCGGCAAGGAAATCGCATTGCCAAAACAACTTGAAACAAATTGGTCTTGCGATTGTAAGTTATGAATCGGTGTATAAAAATTTGCCTGCTGCTGCAATCCGACCTGCGGGGTATCTCGACGAAGGCCGTCAGTTTCCGTTTACAACATGGTCGATCGCAATACTTCCTATGATCGAGGGGACTAGCATTGCTGAGCAGTTCGACAATAGACAGTCCATCGACAGCGAGCCATTTGCAAGGTTTAGAACGACGCGTATCCCCACATTACTTTGCCCATCCGACGCGTTCAATAGTGCCTCGGAGTTCGAGTCCATGACTGGTGTTCGTTTTGCACGTGCCAACTACGCGGCAAACTACGGAGCCGCTTCTTGGGGTGCGACCTTCTGGAAACAACACGAGTTTCGAGGAGTCATGGGACAGAACTCATTCCTTCGATTGGGCAGTATCATCGATGGTCTTTCCACGACAATTGCTGTCTCTGAATTACTCGCTCATCCAAATCGAGCTGACAACAGGGGCGTGTGGGCATTCCATGCGCCAGGTTCCTCGATGCTTGGACTGGATTGCGATATGCAGTGCCAAGGCATTAACGGGGATCCGGTGCGAGAATGGATTCCTTTTTGTGCGTTTGGCGACTCTATATTGCCATGCAACTTTCAGAACAACGCATTCTCCAATGCAGGGCCTCGAAGCCTTCACGCCGGTGGTGGAGCGCAGATGGTATCTTGTGACGGATCTGTCCGTTTCTGGAGTCAAAGAATCGACACTAATACGCTTGTCGCTATTTTCACCAGCAGTGCTGCTGAAACCGTTGCGATCCCCGATTAG
- a CDS encoding glycosyltransferase family 2 protein, producing the protein MNTILPHVVAVDASSRSEKFDNDILISVVMPCLNESRTIGGCINQAHVGCRFALAKHAIGPDELAVNASVGYEIIIADNGSTDGSQDIASSNGACVVHVDLKGYGAALMGGIATARGKYIVMGDSDCSYDFGEVPRFIDKLECGYELVLGNRFLGGIEHGAMPWHHRYIGNPVLSGIGRLLYRTPCRDWHCGLRGFNREAILQLGLRSSGMEFASEMVLRAGQMKLRMDEIPVKLHRDGRDRRPHLRSFRDGCRHLRLLFRSSITNKA; encoded by the coding sequence ATGAATACCATATTACCTCATGTCGTCGCTGTAGATGCTAGTTCAAGATCGGAAAAATTCGATAATGACATTCTGATATCGGTCGTTATGCCCTGTTTAAACGAGTCGAGAACGATAGGTGGATGCATTAATCAAGCGCACGTAGGCTGCAGGTTCGCTTTGGCCAAACACGCAATCGGACCCGACGAATTGGCAGTCAATGCTTCGGTCGGTTATGAGATAATCATTGCTGACAACGGCAGTACGGATGGGTCGCAGGACATTGCAAGCTCCAACGGTGCATGCGTTGTGCATGTCGATTTGAAGGGGTATGGTGCGGCACTAATGGGAGGGATCGCCACCGCTCGTGGAAAGTATATTGTCATGGGTGATAGTGATTGTAGTTACGACTTCGGTGAAGTGCCTCGTTTTATCGACAAGCTTGAATGCGGTTATGAGCTTGTTCTTGGCAATCGATTCCTCGGCGGGATTGAGCATGGCGCAATGCCGTGGCATCATCGATACATTGGCAATCCCGTATTGAGTGGTATTGGTCGGCTTCTGTATCGTACACCTTGCCGCGATTGGCACTGTGGGCTTCGCGGATTCAATCGCGAGGCGATTTTGCAGCTGGGGCTGCGTAGCTCGGGTATGGAATTTGCGAGCGAGATGGTTTTGCGAGCGGGGCAAATGAAGCTTCGTATGGACGAGATTCCAGTGAAGCTGCATCGTGATGGGCGAGACAGGAGGCCGCATTTAAGAAGCTTTCGCGATGGCTGCAGACATTTACGTCTGCTGTTCCGCAGTTCGATAACAAACAAAGCTTAA
- the istA gene encoding IS21 family transposase: MVRRLDMDKRQGIEQLFASGMSMRQIARTLGINRKSVARHLAALSSKGASAAEAPIDEALTGPDDSKGAKAPTGSKFLESGHSASKIESTSASLSRSECRLFRDLIVAKIERGLSAQRIYQDLVTDHGFNAKYHSVRRYVASLTQSKVLPVRRIEVDAGHEMQIDYGQGARCLDHTGKLRKTYVFRLVLSHSRKGYTEAVTRLTTESLIRSLENAFRALGGVPKIVVFDNAPSAVKQADWYDPELNPKIIAFCKHYNIAFLPTRPGTPEHKGKVERGVDYVQENAIKGMTFESLALQNQHLLQWEKNVADTRIHGTTKKHVGKQFIEVEKATLGPLPSEPFPIYDEGIRKVSRDGHVEVKGSFYSAPPEYLGCEVWMRWNDRVVRMLNHRQEQIALHPRMEKGKFSTLSEHIAPSKINGIERGARHLMQKVRLIGPNTTRWAEEAINERGVHSMRTIQGVLGLTRKYKSAAIEDASDTAWRSGSFTYRTIRRLLEHRGAKQETMEFMDEHPVIRSILEYDEFFKRALARG; encoded by the coding sequence GTGGTACGTCGGCTGGATATGGATAAAAGACAGGGAATTGAGCAGCTTTTTGCTTCAGGAATGAGCATGCGGCAGATCGCCCGCACCCTCGGAATCAACCGAAAGTCCGTTGCTCGCCACTTGGCTGCTCTTAGCTCAAAAGGGGCCAGTGCAGCCGAAGCGCCCATCGACGAAGCGCTCACCGGGCCCGATGATTCAAAAGGGGCCAAAGCGCCCACCGGGTCCAAATTCCTGGAATCGGGTCATTCGGCCTCTAAAATAGAAAGCACTTCCGCGTCGCTATCCCGCAGCGAGTGCCGTTTATTTCGAGACCTCATCGTAGCCAAAATTGAGCGTGGGCTCTCTGCTCAGCGGATCTACCAAGACCTAGTGACCGACCATGGTTTCAACGCCAAGTACCACTCGGTTCGCCGGTATGTAGCATCTTTGACCCAATCCAAGGTACTTCCTGTCCGTCGCATCGAAGTCGATGCCGGGCATGAGATGCAGATCGACTACGGCCAGGGCGCACGCTGCCTGGACCACACCGGTAAGCTTCGCAAGACGTACGTCTTTCGTTTGGTTTTGAGCCATTCTCGCAAAGGTTACACCGAAGCCGTTACAAGGCTAACAACCGAATCGCTAATTCGTTCTTTGGAGAACGCATTTCGTGCCTTGGGCGGCGTTCCCAAGATTGTAGTGTTTGACAATGCGCCTTCGGCGGTAAAGCAGGCTGATTGGTACGACCCGGAACTCAACCCCAAAATCATCGCCTTCTGCAAGCACTATAACATTGCATTTCTACCGACTCGACCGGGTACTCCAGAGCATAAGGGCAAGGTCGAGCGTGGAGTTGATTATGTTCAAGAGAACGCGATCAAAGGGATGACCTTCGAGAGTCTAGCTCTCCAGAATCAGCATCTACTTCAATGGGAGAAGAACGTGGCGGATACTCGTATTCACGGCACGACCAAGAAGCATGTTGGTAAGCAATTCATCGAAGTCGAGAAGGCAACTTTAGGACCATTACCATCGGAACCATTTCCCATCTATGACGAGGGAATTCGTAAAGTCAGCCGCGATGGACACGTTGAAGTCAAAGGCTCGTTCTATTCTGCTCCACCGGAGTACTTAGGATGTGAAGTTTGGATGCGATGGAATGATCGAGTCGTTCGCATGCTTAATCATCGGCAAGAGCAAATCGCCTTACACCCGCGGATGGAGAAGGGGAAATTCAGCACTTTGTCGGAACATATTGCCCCGTCGAAGATCAATGGAATTGAACGCGGAGCCCGGCATTTAATGCAAAAAGTCAGGCTTATTGGCCCCAACACGACGCGTTGGGCCGAAGAGGCCATCAATGAGCGTGGAGTCCACTCCATGCGAACCATTCAAGGCGTCTTGGGTCTGACTCGCAAGTACAAAAGCGCTGCCATCGAAGACGCATCCGACACAGCTTGGCGCAGCGGTAGTTTCACCTACCGCACGATTAGACGGCTTTTAGAGCACCGCGGAGCCAAGCAAGAGACCATGGAGTTCATGGACGAGCATCCGGTCATTCGATCGATTCTCGAGTATGACGAGTTCTTTAAACGGGCACTAGCACGAGGCTAA
- the istB gene encoding IS21-like element helper ATPase IstB, whose product MDNNLLSTLKKLRMSGLANTLEIRLHEAATTGLSHREFLELLLQDELLLRNDRLINRRIAMAGFRDTKRLEDFDFSYNPSIKKSQVFDLATCRFIRERRDVLWVGPPGTGKSHLCQALGLCAIRCGLTVYYRSIFDTVRDFLHDEAMEGHDRILQRYLKPDLLIIDDMGMKQLPKRSGEYLFEIIMRRHEVKSTMMTSNRPLEDWGKLIGDVPSAGAILDRFLHRSELFQMTGRSYRLGSSENNSKGAKAPTGSDADKQVSSKASKGANS is encoded by the coding sequence ATGGACAACAATCTACTTTCAACGCTAAAGAAACTACGCATGTCAGGCTTGGCCAATACGCTTGAGATCCGCCTTCACGAAGCGGCGACCACAGGCCTGAGTCATCGCGAGTTCCTGGAGTTGCTTCTCCAAGACGAGCTGCTCCTACGCAACGATCGGTTGATCAATCGTCGCATCGCAATGGCGGGCTTTCGCGACACGAAAAGGCTTGAGGATTTCGACTTCAGCTACAACCCATCGATCAAAAAAAGCCAAGTCTTTGATCTGGCCACGTGTCGCTTCATTCGAGAGCGGCGTGACGTTCTATGGGTTGGACCTCCTGGGACCGGTAAAAGTCACTTATGCCAAGCGTTGGGACTCTGCGCCATTCGTTGCGGACTGACGGTGTACTACCGGTCAATCTTTGATACGGTTCGGGACTTCCTTCACGATGAAGCTATGGAGGGCCATGATCGGATCCTGCAACGCTACCTGAAGCCTGACTTGCTGATCATCGACGACATGGGAATGAAGCAACTGCCCAAGCGTTCAGGCGAGTACTTGTTCGAGATCATCATGCGTCGACACGAGGTAAAATCGACGATGATGACAAGTAATCGTCCGCTTGAAGATTGGGGTAAATTGATCGGCGACGTACCCAGTGCTGGCGCGATCTTGGACCGGTTCTTGCACCGCTCTGAACTGTTCCAGATGACGGGTCGAAGTTACCGGCTGGGATCGAGCGAAAATAATTCAAAAGGGGCCAAAGCGCCCACCGGGTCGGACGCCGATAAACAAGTATCAAGCAAGGCCTCAAAAGGGGCCAATTCGTAA
- a CDS encoding RNA polymerase sigma factor: MNDELLREAKAGSAAALNDLIASSQWYAFVIVKSFLGSRFQSKLDIDDVVQITLAEVSMTLSSRCKAETYHAYLRWVSCIARSATYREIEKLTTQKRSGDLAAKTFLPGDNSSSFRGVLLPCLTRYSPSAEESAMMAEKLENYLDLASAEGRRTRAVVDMMMNGVRKPQIAESLGVSVQAVYREVSRFRKKVFSSIRVAT, encoded by the coding sequence ATGAACGACGAATTGCTTCGCGAGGCAAAAGCCGGATCGGCTGCAGCCTTGAATGACTTAATCGCAAGCTCACAGTGGTATGCTTTCGTAATCGTGAAGAGCTTTCTTGGCAGTCGATTTCAGTCGAAACTAGATATTGATGATGTTGTGCAGATAACGCTTGCCGAAGTCTCGATGACGCTATCGAGCAGGTGCAAGGCTGAGACCTACCACGCCTATTTACGATGGGTTTCTTGCATCGCTCGAAGTGCAACTTACAGGGAAATTGAGAAATTGACGACGCAAAAGCGATCTGGCGACCTAGCCGCGAAAACATTTCTCCCGGGCGATAACAGCAGTTCGTTTCGCGGGGTACTTCTGCCGTGCCTCACGCGGTATTCCCCAAGCGCGGAAGAGTCAGCGATGATGGCCGAAAAATTAGAGAACTATCTAGATTTGGCTTCCGCGGAAGGACGTAGAACTCGAGCAGTCGTAGACATGATGATGAACGGCGTTCGGAAGCCGCAAATCGCGGAAAGCCTTGGCGTCAGTGTCCAGGCCGTTTATAGGGAGGTCAGTCGATTCCGCAAGAAGGTTTTTTCGTCTATTCGTGTGGCAACGTAA
- the dnaN gene encoding DNA polymerase III subunit beta, which translates to MRASTAEFKRVFGVVARVANNRHKEILTNVHLSAAGGKATLTASDGEVYLQAKVDVEGDLRTLLPVSKVHSVLNECKGDEIEFNIDDGKHVKVQCGRARFQFGASSPDEFPVTMPCPDAAVQVKAGALLFAIRATEFACDESSARYQLGGVAFDLGRGSLECVATDGHRLSAFELACEGNAQIGVYIVPARALRVLVSMLGLAGESDDVTLRFSETELRADMGDCAFSTHLIEGKFPNWRQVLPSVTDAKEVILDVEEMFSGIRQAAIAADKESRSVEFAFDAGKVSVSSKTESGESNVEVPIQYDYEPVAVNVNHVYLADFFKALPAKSQSTMYVKDGNVPVMLAFSSLYRYVVMPMARS; encoded by the coding sequence ATGCGAGCTAGTACAGCCGAGTTCAAAAGGGTATTTGGGGTCGTTGCGCGTGTCGCCAACAATCGACACAAAGAGATCCTTACCAATGTCCATCTCTCAGCCGCTGGCGGGAAAGCGACTCTTACCGCGTCCGACGGGGAGGTCTACTTGCAAGCCAAGGTGGACGTTGAAGGCGATCTTCGAACTCTTCTCCCGGTAAGTAAAGTGCACTCGGTTCTCAACGAGTGTAAAGGTGACGAAATCGAGTTCAATATCGATGACGGCAAGCACGTGAAGGTACAGTGCGGCAGGGCTCGGTTTCAGTTTGGGGCCTCCAGTCCGGATGAATTCCCAGTGACCATGCCATGTCCCGATGCGGCGGTCCAAGTCAAAGCGGGGGCGCTGCTGTTCGCGATCCGCGCAACCGAGTTCGCTTGCGACGAGTCGAGTGCTCGTTACCAACTAGGAGGCGTGGCGTTCGATCTTGGGCGTGGGTCCCTGGAGTGTGTGGCAACGGATGGCCATAGATTGTCGGCCTTCGAGTTAGCGTGCGAAGGAAATGCTCAAATTGGCGTTTACATTGTCCCTGCGAGGGCACTGCGGGTTCTTGTTTCTATGCTCGGGCTTGCGGGAGAGTCGGATGACGTGACTTTAAGGTTCTCGGAAACCGAGCTGCGGGCCGACATGGGAGATTGCGCCTTCTCGACGCATCTCATTGAAGGCAAGTTTCCCAACTGGCGGCAGGTTCTTCCAAGTGTGACAGACGCAAAGGAAGTCATTCTGGATGTCGAGGAGATGTTCTCGGGGATTCGGCAAGCCGCGATCGCCGCCGATAAGGAAAGCCGGTCGGTTGAGTTCGCGTTTGATGCAGGAAAGGTGTCAGTAAGTTCGAAAACCGAATCGGGGGAGTCGAACGTCGAAGTTCCGATCCAGTACGACTACGAGCCCGTAGCGGTAAATGTGAATCACGTCTACTTGGCTGACTTTTTCAAGGCGTTGCCTGCTAAGTCCCAGTCGACCATGTACGTGAAAGACGGAAATGTCCCGGTGATGCTCGCGTTTAGCTCGCTCTACCGGTACGTCGTCATGCCGATGGCGCGGAGCTGA
- a CDS encoding carbon storage regulator produces MVNGAKSFNGKLGYLKNSKRISGMKNEAKTNGITKASDRGTLVLQIEKGERFFVGDSEIEISRCGGRKVTVVVRARKEVPVLREKVMRNAS; encoded by the coding sequence ATGGTGAATGGCGCAAAGAGCTTCAACGGCAAGCTCGGCTATTTGAAGAACAGCAAAAGGATTTCTGGCATGAAGAACGAAGCGAAAACGAACGGTATTACCAAAGCATCCGATAGGGGAACGTTGGTTCTGCAGATCGAAAAGGGTGAGCGTTTTTTCGTTGGAGACAGCGAAATTGAGATTTCAAGGTGTGGCGGGCGAAAAGTGACCGTGGTGGTACGTGCCCGCAAGGAAGTTCCTGTTCTGCGTGAAAAGGTGATGCGAAATGCGAGCTAG